GGTGGTCGTAGATATATTGCTCGATTTCATTCAAATTTTCGTCTGTAATACTGTTTTTCTTGCTTAAGATTTTCATGTAATTGAAAATCTGGTTCTGTGTTTTTAACAAAACTCCGGCAAGGATTTTCTTGTATTTTACTGTGTCTGCCTTGCTACGATCGGGTGCCACGTTGTCAATGTTTTTGATGAAGATTAGGTCTTCTTTCAGGTCATTGAGGTTGTGAATCAATGCACCATGACCACCGGGGCGGAACACGATGTTTCCCTCGTTGTCTCTCACGAGATTACCTTCCGTATCAAGACTCACAGTATCTGTTGCTGGCGACTGGACAGAATACGTAATGTCGTATTTCAAGTTGAATTCTTTCTGGTATTTTTTGAGAACAGATTTCATGAGGGCTTTGAATTTGCCTATATGTTCTTCTGATACCGTGAAATGAATATGAGCTTCCTTACCGTCGTTGGCGTAGAGTGCCGCTTCTACCAAGTGTTCTTCTACAGCCGTGCGGATATGGTCCCTGTAAATATGGAAATCAATTAATCCCTTGGGTGTGGCATTGTAATTAAGCCCCTTGGGGGTAAGGATGTATTCTAGAATTTCAATGAGTTGATTCTTCCAGAGTAATTTGTCTAAATCAAGGCGATCTTTGTAAAGAGCCTCTTTTAGGTGTGGGTAGAATGGAAATTCTTTCAATTTCTCGAAGAACGAGAATATACTTCCGGGTTCCTTGTCTTGCCGGAATTTCAAATAGTCTTCATCGCTACCCGTGTACGTGTTGAAAAACGTATTTAGCGTTTTGAACATGCGTGATGCGGAACCGGAGGCCGGAACCATTTTCACGATTTTCAACGAATTCATTCTTTCCTCGAAGATGCGGATGAATTCATCGGCTTGTTCGTCATTCAAACCGTAGATTCCGTTGTTTATTGTTGCCGCATCCCGAATCTGTACAAAATCAAACCCCTGCTTGAAATTTTCAAGCTGGTTTTCAATTTGCTCGGGTTTTATTCCCCTGCGTTTAAATTGTTTGAGATCACTTTTCGTGTACATAATTTCAGGTTTGTAAGTACGTAAATAGTTTTGCAAGTTACGAATTATTGTGCAGAAAGCAAAATTTGTCTTTTGCGTTGCAGGCTGCCGGGTGAGTCTCTGACTCTGAGGGTTATGGGTGTTTATCGTGAACTTGTAACTTGTTAGCTTGTTATTTATACGAGAAAGAAGACAATTAATTGTCTTCTTCTTCGTCATATAATTCTTCTTGATTCTCTAATTCGGTTTCGAAAAATTCTTCCGCTTCTTCCATGAGAGATTCAATGTCGTCTGTGCAGAGAGGCTCTTCGTCAATCCAGTAAATTTTCTGGTTGCTGTAAAAGCCATCCATGTCACATTGAATAATACATTGAGGCTTTTCCGTGTGCACAACATATACTAGATCTGGTGCTTCCTGGGAATTGTCTGCAATAAGAAATTTTGGTAACATGATGTTCACTGTTTTTAAATTTACGTGGCAAATATAGAAATAATTGAAAACGGTGATATTGAAAATTGAAAATTATTTTAAGGGTGGAATTTACTGGGGAAAATAATGTATCTTTAGGGCGAGAAATGAAATAAATATGATCGCATCAAGTTTACTATCAAATGTTGTACCGGTATTGAAGAAGGATGATACTTGTGCCCAGGCATTGGGGTGGATGGACTTGTTTCGGGTGTCTCATTTGCCTGTCTTGGATGGAGAAACGTACGTGGGGTTGTTATCTGATGAAATCATGTATGCGCACGGGAGTATTCATGATCCGATCGGTAAGTTGGATATACCCAGGGAAATGACTTTCGTTTACGAAGATGTACATATGTATGATGTTATCGGGGTTGCCTCTTCACGGCTTTTGTCGGTGGTACCGGTTTTGAACCGAAAAGAGGTATATCAGGGAGCTATTTTGTTAACAGACATCTTGCATAATATTGATAAACTTTTGTGTATAGACGATCCTGGCGGAATTATCGTGTTGGAAGTAAATAAAATTGATTATTCTTTGGCCGAGGTCGCCCAAATCGTGGAGTATAACGAGGCGAAGGTGTTGAGTTGCTATGTTACGTGTATGCCGGATTCTAATAAAGTGGCGATTACTCTTAAAGTGAATACGGCCCGGATAGAACCGATTCTGGATACTTTTATTCGTTATCGTTATGTGATCAAAAATACTTTTGTTTCCGGTGAAGAGATGAATGAAGAGATGAAAGATCGTTACGGGCAGTTGTTGAAGTTTATGGAAATGTAGGAAGTTTTAAATTAATTGAATCTAAAATAAATAGATGTGTTCAAAAATAAGTAAAGTTGCGATTTACGGACGGGTGATTCATGAAGAGTTTTATCCTTATTTCAAACAAATGTTGCGTGATCTGAATGAGCGAGGGGTTTGTTTGACTTGTTATAAACCTTTCTATGATTTTTTGAGGGAAAAATGTGGTATTTCTGATGTGTTTCAAGCGTTTTATGAGGAGGATGTTGATCGGGATACGGATGTTTTGTTCAGCGTGGGAGGAGACGGGACATTTCTTGATTCTGCGATGCGAGTGAAAAATCATGGTGTTCCTGTGTTGGGCATCAATAGCGGGCGGTTGGGTTTTTTGGCTAATATAGCTCAAGAAGAGATTCCTCAGGCTATTCATTGGTTATGTGCCGGAGACTTTGACGTGGAACAGCGTGCGTTGGTGAAATTCGAGATGAAAGATAATCCTTTTGCTGAATTTAATTATGCATTGAATGAGATAAGTGTATTGAAGACAGAACGTTCCTCTTTGTTGAAGGTTCATGCTTATATCGAGGAAGAATATCTCACCACATACTGGGCTGATGGCGTGATCGTGGCCACGCCTACCGGGTCTACTGCCTACTCGTTAAGTTGCGGGGGGCCGATCGTGGCTTTGGGTTGCGATAACTTGATCATAACTCCGGTAAGCCCGCATAATTTGAATATGCGTCCCTTGATTTTGCCTGGTAATGTGCAAATCCGTTTAAAAGTTGAGAGTCGTTCAGGAGACTTCATGTTGAGTGCTGATTCTCGTATGCAAAGAATGTCGGATAATCACGAATTATTTATATCTTCGGGCGATTTTAAAATGAATGTTGTGAAAATGCCTGATCATAGTTATTACGACACGTTACGGAATAAATTGAATTGGGGCGAGGACAAGAGAAACAAGAAAGATAAAAGTTGAAACAATTTTAAATAATAGGGTTAATTTTATTGGAGAGTGAAAAGTAATTTTCAATTTTCAATTTTCAATTTTCAATTAATTATGGATAAAGAGAATATACCGGAACACGTGGCAATTATTATGGATGGAAACGGAAGGTGGGCCAAAAGTCACGGTTTGGAGAGATGGGAAGGTCATAAAAAAGGAGTAGATGCGGTAAGAACAGCAATGGAGGCTGCTGGGGAGATTGAGGTGAAGTATTTGACTTTATATGCTTTTTCGATAGAGAACTGGAATCGTCCGAAGAAAGAGATAGATGTGTTGATGGGTTTGATGGTGGATGCTATTTTGGCTGAAACTGATAATTTGATGAGAAAACAAGTCCGGGTGAAGGCTATCGGGAATTTGTCGGATTTGCCGGAAGAGGTATATAACAAGTTACAGGGATTAATAACGAGAACGGCATCTAATACCGGGTTAACTCTAGTGTTGGCATTAAGTTATGGGGCAAGATGGGAGATTTTGACAGCGGCCAAGCGGATAGTTCAAGATGTGCGGGATGGCAAAATAGAAGATGTTGAGGCATTTACAGACGCAGATTTTTCCACTTACCTGACGACGTCGGGAATCCCTGATCCCGATTTATTGATCCGAACAAGTGGTGAATGTAGGCTTAGTAATTTCCTTTTATGGCAATTAGCGTATACTGAACTATATTTTCTTGATAAATTTTGGCCCGATTTTGAAAAAGAAGACTTATATTTGGCCATTCGTAATTTTCAAAAAAGAGAAAGACGATTCGGGTTAACCGGAGAGCAACTAAAAAAGTGACTCAGATGACAGGAAAAATAACGCTTTTATTAATCTTTATACTGTGTGTTTATGGGGCAAAGGCCCAAGTCGCAGATACGACACAACAATATGATATTTTTTATTCTTCGCCTAAAACTTACGAACTAGCTGGAGTGCGAGCTGTTGGGGGAGGGGAGAATTATGATGAGGATTATTTGGCACAGATGGCTGGATTGTCAATCGGGATGGCGGTACAGATTCCCGGAGAAACAATCACTCGTGCAATTAAGAGATTGTATGGGCATGGAATCTTTTCAGATGTATCTATTGCCATAGATAAGATCGAAGGGGATAAAGTTTATTTGGCTTTATATATAAAGGAGCGTCATAAACTTTCCAAGATTAATTATGTCGGGCTGAAAAAAGCAGAGGAGAATAAAATCAAAGAAAAGATGAATTTGTTACCGGGTGCCCAGGTGACAGATTTGATGAAGTCAAATCTAAAGATGCAGATCGAGAAGTATCTGAAAGAAAAGGGATATTATAACACGAATATCAGGATTATTCAACGTGATGATCCGGACCATAGTAATTTCGTGATCTTGGATGCTATCGTGGAGAAACATAATAAGATCAAGATTGACGAGATTATCATTACCGGAAATAAGTTAATGAAAGATGGTCGTCTGAAAGGTGCCATGAAGAAGACGAAAGAGAAATCTCTTCGTAATTTCTTCAAGTCGGCTAATTATATAGAAAAAAATTACGATGAAGATAAATTCCTTCTTGTTGATAAGTATAACGAGAAAGGTTTCCGGGATGCTGTGATCCTTTCGGATAGCGTGGTACAGATTTCACCTAAGCGGGTAAAAATTTATATTGATGTACAAGAAGGAAACAAATACTATTTCAATAATATTACATGGGTGGGTAACACCATTTATGGTTCAGATGTTTTGAGTGATGTGTTGAATATCAAGAAAGGTGATGTTTATAACAGTAAATATCTTGAGGAACGAATGACATCTGATGATGATGCTGTTTCTAATCTATATCAGAATAATGGTTACCTGTTCTCCCGGTTGGTTCCGGTGGAGACTATATCCGGAGAGGACTCCATTAACTTGGAAGTCCGGGTGGTTGAAGGTCCTCAAGCGACGATTAACAAAGTAATCATCAAAGGAAATAATCGAACGCACGAGCATGTAATTCGTCGGGAACTATATGTTTACCCGGGAGAATTGTTCAGTCGTGAGGATATTATACGAAGTGCCAGAGAGTTGGCGAATATGGGACATTTTGACCCGGAGCAGATTAAACCCGATTTGGCAAATGTGAATGCAGAGGCAGGAACGGCTGATGTCGTATTTGGTTTAGTTGAAAAAGCGAATGATAAAATCGAACTTTCCGGAGGTTGGGGAGCCGGTATGATCATTGGTTCTGTGGGATTGACCTTCACGAACTTCTCTATTCGTAATATATTTAATTGGGATTCTTACCGGCCTCTGCCGCAGGGAGATGGTCAGACGTTTAGTTTGAAGGCTCAGACGAATGGTAAATACTATACTTCTTTCAGTTTGTCTTTCCGTGAACCTTGGTTAGGTGGAAGAAAGCCGAATTCATTGAGTGTATCATTGTATTTCTCTCGGCAAACGGGATATTCCAGTAGTTACCGGAACTCTTATTATATGAGTAATACTTCTCAGATGTACGACTCTCGTCAGTTAATGTTGACTTACGGTCTTAGCGTGGGATTAGGACGACGAATTAACTGGCCGGATAACTGGTTTACGATGTATAATGAGATTTCGTTCCAGCGTTATCAGTTGAAGAATTGGCCGTATTATATCTTCAGTGATGGTAACTCTAATAACTTGTCTATCGCAACGGTTATCAAGAGAAGTTCTATTGACAACCCGCTGTTTACAAGAATGGGTAGTGAATTCACATTCTCATTGACATTGACCCCGCCGTATTCCTTGTTCTCAAACCGTCATTTCGAGGCAGAGAAGGATCAAGTGAAGTATAGATGGATCGAATATCATAAGTGGAAATTCAGCGGAAAGATTTTCATGCCGTTGACTCGTAGTGAGAAACGTCCGTTAGTGTTGTATGCTTCGGCACAGTACGGGTACTTGGGTTACTATGATAAGAACAAAAAATCTCCGTTCGAGGGATTCGAGATGGGTGGTGACGGAATGTCAGGATATAGCCTGTATGGTAGAGAATACGTGGGATTGCGCGGTTATGAAAACGGATCATTGACTAATGCCGGTTCATCTTTTATTGCCCCGAAATCTTCAGATGCAAGCTTGTATTCCAAGTTCACGATGGAGTTGCGTTACCCGATTTCTTTGGCACAATCAGCAACGATTTATGCTTTAGGATTCTTGGAAGCAGGTAACTCTTGGTACGAGTTGAAAGATTTTGAACCCTTCAATTTGTACCGTTCTGCCGGCGTCGGTTTGCGTGTATTCCTCCCGATGTTTGGTTTGCTCGGTATTGACTGGGGGTATGGATTTGACGATGTGCCGGGACGTAGTGGTGCTGGTGGTTCACAATTCCACTTTGTGTTAGGACAAGAATTTTAGAAATGGAGTGATTTAGTGATTGCGGGTTTCGTGATTTAATACAATCGCATAATCGTAAATCACTGAATCTCTAAATAATTTTGAGCTTCTTTGCATACATTATGTATGTAGGCTAGGAAAAGGAATTTTATTTTATTACTTTTGTAGATCATTTTAAAGACAAACATTATGAAGAATACGTTGAAATTATTTGCTTTAGTAGCATTTATGTTTGCTGCTTTTGCTACTTCTGCTCAAACTGCAAAACCAATTAAGTTAGGTCATCTTGATGTTCAAAAGGTGATGACAAGTATGCCGGAGTTTAAAAAGGCACAGGATGATTTAGCAGCTAAGGAGCAAGAGATTAGAAAAGAATTGACTGCAATGCACGAGAATTATCAAAAATTGATGCAAGAATATCAGGCCAATGCTAAAACACTGACTGAATTAAGCCGTACAGCTAAAGAACAAGAAATTCAAGGATTGGCAGAGAGAATTCAAAACTTTCAACAATTAGCTCAAGAACAAATGGCTAAGACTCAGGAAGATTTATTAGCGCCGATTATTACTAAAATTCAAAATGCAGTTCAAGCCGTAGGTAAAGAAGGTGGTTTCACTTATATTTTTGCTGCAACTCCTAATTTTGGTCAAGGTGCATTATTGTACATGGCTGATAATAGTGAGGATGTGTTACCGCTGGTAAAGAAAAAATTAGGTATTCAATAATTTATATATATAATGAAATAAAGTCGCCCTTTGGGCGGCTTTTTTTTTGCATTCTTTGGGAATAAAAGGTATATTAGCAGCTATAAATTTAATATAATAGACATATGTCTTGTCCGATTGGGGTGTTTGATTCCGGATATGGGGGATTGACGATATTGAAAGATATTGTAAAAGAGATGCCTGAGTATGATTATATTTACTTGGGAGATAATGCCCGTACACCTTATGGAACTCGTTCTTTTGATGTTGTTTACAAGTACACGCGAGAGGCGGTTTTAAAGTTGTTCGGGATGGGGTGTAAGCTGGTTATTCTGGCCTGTAACACGGCCTCGGCGAAAGCACTACGGACGATACAGCAAGTCGATTTGCCCCAGATAGATCCTCAACGAAGAGTGTTAGGGGTTATTCGTCCCAGCGTCGAGGCTGTGGCGGATTTTACCGGGAATGGGCATATCGGTATCTTGGCAACTTCGGGGACCGTGGCGTCTGAGTCGTATTTGTTGGAGATTGCCAAAATTCATTCGGAGAAGGGATTTCTGGTCACGCAGCAGGCTTGTCCCATGTGGGTTCCGATCGTGGAGAATAACGAGATGAATTCTCCGGGGGCGGCTTTCTTTGTACAGAAGTATATAGATACAATTCTGCAAGCTGATTCGCAAATTGACACTCTCGTGTTGGCTTGTACGCATTATCCGTTGTTGAGAAGTGTTATTGACCGCTTTATTCCGGAAGGGATAACCGTCATCCAGCAGGGTGAAATTGTAGCACGAAGTTTGAAAGACTATTTGTGTCGGCACCCGGAGATGGAACGAGAACTTTCCCGGGGGGGGCAGATTGAATTCTTGACCACGGAGAAAGGTGGAATGTTTGATAAGATGGCAGCGCTATTTATGCAGGCGGAAGTGACATCCCGGCATGTAGAACTGTAAAAATAGAGATTCAATAATTTAGAATTTAAAGTTTAGAATTTAGAATGAATGGAATCGCTGTCTTCTTCTATCTAAAATTTAAAATCTAAAATTTAAAATTGTTTTAGGTTATGGACGAGCAGGAAATGATTGAAACGGCTTTCGATGATTTGATAAAATCTTTGCGAAAGGGGACGACTGAGGAGAGTGTGAAAATGATTCGCAGGGCATTTGAATTTGCCCGGGAAGCTCATCAAGGAGTTAGACGTAAGTCAGGGGAACCTTATATATTGCATCCCTTGGCCGTGGCGAAGATTGCGGTAAAGGAGATCGGATTGGGTACGAAATCGGCTGTAGCTGCACTCCTGCATGATGTGGTGGAAGATACCGATTACACGGTGGAGGATATTGCCAATCTTTTTGGCCCTAAAATAGCTTCACTCGTTGACGGGTTGACGAAAATTAGCGAGGTTATGGGGTCTAATACGACCAAGCAGGCCGAGAGTTTTCGTAAGATGATTCTGACGTTAGCAGATGATGTGAGGGTAATTCTGATCAAGATTGCTGACCGTTTGCATAATATGCGAACGCTTGATTCCATGCCGGAACATAAACAAGTGAAGATAGCGAGTGAAACACTCTATATATATGCCCCCTTGGCGCATCGTATGGGATTGCATGCGATCAAGACGGAGTTAGAGGATTTGAGTCTGAAGTACGAGAATCCGGTTGAATACCAGGAACTGGAGAAACGAATTCATGATTACCGGGATGAACATACCGGTTTGTATCAGCAATTTATTGCTCCGATTCGGGAGCGTTTAACAGAGAGTGGGTATCATTATGATATAACAGCACGAACGAAAAGTGTCTATTCTGTGTGGTCCAAGATGCAGCGTAGGCACATTTCTTTTGAAGAGATATATGATTTGCTTGCCGTGAGGATCGTGTTCGATCCGAAGGATAATCAACCGGAGAAATGGCAATGTTGGAATATTTACTCGTTGATTACTGATATGTATAGTCCAAAACCGGAGAGAATCCGGGAT
The window above is part of the Butyricimonas paravirosa genome. Proteins encoded here:
- a CDS encoding DUF4301 family protein → MYTKSDLKQFKRRGIKPEQIENQLENFKQGFDFVQIRDAATINNGIYGLNDEQADEFIRIFEERMNSLKIVKMVPASGSASRMFKTLNTFFNTYTGSDEDYLKFRQDKEPGSIFSFFEKLKEFPFYPHLKEALYKDRLDLDKLLWKNQLIEILEYILTPKGLNYNATPKGLIDFHIYRDHIRTAVEEHLVEAALYANDGKEAHIHFTVSEEHIGKFKALMKSVLKKYQKEFNLKYDITYSVQSPATDTVSLDTEGNLVRDNEGNIVFRPGGHGALIHNLNDLKEDLIFIKNIDNVAPDRSKADTVKYKKILAGVLLKTQNQIFNYMKILSKKNSITDENLNEIEQYIYDHLGYKPKEGLVHTDRKERVAYLKQLLDRPLRVCGMVKNEGEPGGGPFWVEDHEHATRLMIVESAQVNLKDRNQKKIFTQSTHFNPVDIVCSTYNYKGKKYDLTKYIDNTQGFITSKSLGGKDIKVQELPGLWNGAMANWNTIFVEVPLSTFTPVKTVFDLLRFEHRNVFKVE
- a CDS encoding CBS domain-containing protein, with translation MIASSLLSNVVPVLKKDDTCAQALGWMDLFRVSHLPVLDGETYVGLLSDEIMYAHGSIHDPIGKLDIPREMTFVYEDVHMYDVIGVASSRLLSVVPVLNRKEVYQGAILLTDILHNIDKLLCIDDPGGIIVLEVNKIDYSLAEVAQIVEYNEAKVLSCYVTCMPDSNKVAITLKVNTARIEPILDTFIRYRYVIKNTFVSGEEMNEEMKDRYGQLLKFMEM
- a CDS encoding NAD kinase produces the protein MCSKISKVAIYGRVIHEEFYPYFKQMLRDLNERGVCLTCYKPFYDFLREKCGISDVFQAFYEEDVDRDTDVLFSVGGDGTFLDSAMRVKNHGVPVLGINSGRLGFLANIAQEEIPQAIHWLCAGDFDVEQRALVKFEMKDNPFAEFNYALNEISVLKTERSSLLKVHAYIEEEYLTTYWADGVIVATPTGSTAYSLSCGGPIVALGCDNLIITPVSPHNLNMRPLILPGNVQIRLKVESRSGDFMLSADSRMQRMSDNHELFISSGDFKMNVVKMPDHSYYDTLRNKLNWGEDKRNKKDKS
- a CDS encoding isoprenyl transferase, with the protein product MDKENIPEHVAIIMDGNGRWAKSHGLERWEGHKKGVDAVRTAMEAAGEIEVKYLTLYAFSIENWNRPKKEIDVLMGLMVDAILAETDNLMRKQVRVKAIGNLSDLPEEVYNKLQGLITRTASNTGLTLVLALSYGARWEILTAAKRIVQDVRDGKIEDVEAFTDADFSTYLTTSGIPDPDLLIRTSGECRLSNFLLWQLAYTELYFLDKFWPDFEKEDLYLAIRNFQKRERRFGLTGEQLKK
- a CDS encoding outer membrane protein assembly factor is translated as MTGKITLLLIFILCVYGAKAQVADTTQQYDIFYSSPKTYELAGVRAVGGGENYDEDYLAQMAGLSIGMAVQIPGETITRAIKRLYGHGIFSDVSIAIDKIEGDKVYLALYIKERHKLSKINYVGLKKAEENKIKEKMNLLPGAQVTDLMKSNLKMQIEKYLKEKGYYNTNIRIIQRDDPDHSNFVILDAIVEKHNKIKIDEIIITGNKLMKDGRLKGAMKKTKEKSLRNFFKSANYIEKNYDEDKFLLVDKYNEKGFRDAVILSDSVVQISPKRVKIYIDVQEGNKYYFNNITWVGNTIYGSDVLSDVLNIKKGDVYNSKYLEERMTSDDDAVSNLYQNNGYLFSRLVPVETISGEDSINLEVRVVEGPQATINKVIIKGNNRTHEHVIRRELYVYPGELFSREDIIRSARELANMGHFDPEQIKPDLANVNAEAGTADVVFGLVEKANDKIELSGGWGAGMIIGSVGLTFTNFSIRNIFNWDSYRPLPQGDGQTFSLKAQTNGKYYTSFSLSFREPWLGGRKPNSLSVSLYFSRQTGYSSSYRNSYYMSNTSQMYDSRQLMLTYGLSVGLGRRINWPDNWFTMYNEISFQRYQLKNWPYYIFSDGNSNNLSIATVIKRSSIDNPLFTRMGSEFTFSLTLTPPYSLFSNRHFEAEKDQVKYRWIEYHKWKFSGKIFMPLTRSEKRPLVLYASAQYGYLGYYDKNKKSPFEGFEMGGDGMSGYSLYGREYVGLRGYENGSLTNAGSSFIAPKSSDASLYSKFTMELRYPISLAQSATIYALGFLEAGNSWYELKDFEPFNLYRSAGVGLRVFLPMFGLLGIDWGYGFDDVPGRSGAGGSQFHFVLGQEF
- a CDS encoding OmpH family outer membrane protein, giving the protein MKNTLKLFALVAFMFAAFATSAQTAKPIKLGHLDVQKVMTSMPEFKKAQDDLAAKEQEIRKELTAMHENYQKLMQEYQANAKTLTELSRTAKEQEIQGLAERIQNFQQLAQEQMAKTQEDLLAPIITKIQNAVQAVGKEGGFTYIFAATPNFGQGALLYMADNSEDVLPLVKKKLGIQ
- the murI gene encoding glutamate racemase is translated as MSCPIGVFDSGYGGLTILKDIVKEMPEYDYIYLGDNARTPYGTRSFDVVYKYTREAVLKLFGMGCKLVILACNTASAKALRTIQQVDLPQIDPQRRVLGVIRPSVEAVADFTGNGHIGILATSGTVASESYLLEIAKIHSEKGFLVTQQACPMWVPIVENNEMNSPGAAFFVQKYIDTILQADSQIDTLVLACTHYPLLRSVIDRFIPEGITVIQQGEIVARSLKDYLCRHPEMERELSRGGQIEFLTTEKGGMFDKMAALFMQAEVTSRHVEL